The Candidatus Edwardsbacteria bacterium region CAGGACCCGCATGATGGAGATCTCCTCCAGGGCCTGGTGGGTGGCCCCATCCGGGCCGACCGACAGGCCGCCGTGGGCCCCGGCCAGCTTGACGTTAAGATCGGCATAGCAGATGGAGGTCCGTATCTGGTCCCAGGCCCTCCCGGCCAGAAAGACCCCGTAGGTGGTGACGAACGGGATCTTTCCGGTCAAAGACAGGCCTCCGGCCATCCCCAGCATGTTCTGCTCGGCGATGCCGATATCGAAGAACCTTTTGGGATATTTCTCGGCAAAGCGGCTGGTCAGGGTGGACTTTGACAGGTCGGCGTCCAGCACCACCACCCTTTTGTCCTTGGCCCCCAGTTCCAGCAGGGCTTCGGCATAGCCGAAGCGGGTGGGTTGCTGTTCCATTGACCCAAGTTCCGTTATCTTTGCCAAATGAAGATCGCTCATAATCTATTTCAGAGGGTGTTTATCCAACAAACCCGTGAACGGCCAATTGAATAACTCCATCACCGTTGGTTTTTGGGCCGGTTTTATTTCGCCGGAATTGATGTCATAATAATATCCCGGCAGTCTGGCGTAGACCAACCTGCCTTTTACCAGGCCCCGATAACGGGCATCCATTTCATCCATGACGATCCTGGCATAGCCGCCCGGCTCCCGGGATTCGTAGGCCAGGACCAACCCCTCTTTTGTGGTGGGGCGATAGGGCGGCCTAAAAGAAACACTGGAGTGCCCGGAATTCAGACTATCGCCAAATTCGATCTCCACTCCGACGGCGAGGCTATCAACATTCAATTCAATTTCGAGGCCCGGCAGGGGAAAGGATGAGATCTTTTTAACAGGAAACACAACATTTATGAATTTTGGGCGCGGTCCCAGATCATCATATCCCTCGATGGTGAAACCGGCGACGGGATCAGGCTCCCAAAGATACTTGGAGCCGTCCAGACGCATGGAGTAAGGTTCGGTTGGCGTTTTACTTGAAGAACATCCAACTAGAAGAAACACATTAAATATAATTGCTAATGACCTATGAATCAATTTATTAGACATTGTGCTTTATTGTGATCTTAAGGACTGATGAACCTTTTCCAGCAGATCGGGGATCCCCAGTTTTTGGGGACATTTAGGCAGGCATCTTTGACAGCCGGTGCAAGATGCCGCCCTCTCCCCCTCTTTCAGCCGGTTGGCATACTGCCATTTAGGGCCATTATAGTTATTATAGCGTTCGGCCTCGTTGTACATGGCGAAATTGGCCGGGATATTGACCCCATAGGGGCACGGCATACAATAGCCGCACTGGGTGCAGTTTATGGCCTTGGAATCGAGGTAGGCCTTTCTGACCTCTGCTATGACCTTCAAATCGTTCTCGGACATTTTCAACGACCCGGAGTTCTCAGCGATCAGTAGATTATCCCTGACCTGTTTCAGGTTGCTCATCCCGCTGAGCACCAGGGAAACCCCCGGCTGGCTCCAAGCCCATAGAAGACCCCACTCCGCCGGAGTATGGTCGATGCCGGACTTAGCCAATATTGCTTTTACGTTTTCCGGAGGATTTGCCAAAGAGCCTCCCCGAAGCGGCTCCATCACTATCACCGGGATGCTCTTTGAGGCGGCGTATTGCAGACCGGCAGTGCCGGCCTGGTTCTCGGTGTCCATGTAGTTATACTGGATCTGGCAGAAATCCCACTTATGTTCGTCAATTATCTGTTTAAAGACCTCCGGCCCGTCGTGAAAGGAAAAGCCCAGGGAGCCGATCTGTCCGGCCTCCAACTTTCTTTGGGCCCATTCCAGCACCTTAAAGCCTTTCAGCTTGTCCCAGGCGGTCTGGCTGAGGGCGTGCAGCAGATAATAATCTATCTT contains the following coding sequences:
- a CDS encoding aldo/keto reductase is translated as MHYRKFGTDGFQASILGFGAMRLPLNSPDTADIDLSQTIEMIRLAVDNGVNYIDTAYGYHNGKSESVVGQALRDGYRKKVRLATKLPYWAVNSIEDMDRIFAEQLARLETGKIDYYLLHALSQTAWDKLKGFKVLEWAQRKLEAGQIGSLGFSFHDGPEVFKQIIDEHKWDFCQIQYNYMDTENQAGTAGLQYAASKSIPVIVMEPLRGGSLANPPENVKAILAKSGIDHTPAEWGLLWAWSQPGVSLVLSGMSNLKQVRDNLLIAENSGSLKMSENDLKVIAEVRKAYLDSKAINCTQCGYCMPCPYGVNIPANFAMYNEAERYNNYNGPKWQYANRLKEGERAASCTGCQRCLPKCPQKLGIPDLLEKVHQSLRSQ